A region from the Variovorax sp. RKNM96 genome encodes:
- a CDS encoding SDR family oxidoreductase, giving the protein MDLQLQDQHVLITGGSKGIGLACALGFLREGARVSLVSRDLQNLEQGRKTLVEAFVEAEGRVSVHAADLKDPASAVAALDAAEKAFGPVDVLVNSAGAARRTPPDDLTPTAWHDAMDAKYFTYIHMIDPVVKRMGQRGRGAIVNVIGQGGKVASPVHMAGGAANAALMLVSAGMAAAYAAKGVRVNAVNPGLTLTARLQEGMKADAKLQGIDTDEALKRATARLPLGRIATPEEIANTVVFLASPRASYVTGATVAMDGAVTPLI; this is encoded by the coding sequence ATGGATCTCCAGCTCCAGGACCAGCACGTTCTCATCACCGGCGGCAGCAAGGGCATTGGCTTGGCCTGCGCGCTGGGTTTCTTGCGCGAGGGCGCACGCGTGAGCCTCGTCTCGCGCGACCTGCAGAACCTGGAGCAGGGCCGCAAGACGCTGGTCGAGGCGTTTGTCGAGGCCGAAGGCCGGGTCTCCGTGCATGCCGCCGACCTCAAGGATCCGGCCAGCGCCGTGGCCGCACTCGATGCCGCCGAGAAGGCGTTCGGGCCGGTCGACGTGCTCGTCAACTCGGCCGGCGCCGCGCGCCGCACCCCGCCCGACGACCTGACCCCCACCGCATGGCACGACGCGATGGACGCGAAGTACTTCACCTACATCCACATGATCGACCCGGTGGTCAAGCGCATGGGCCAGCGAGGCCGCGGCGCGATCGTCAACGTGATCGGCCAGGGCGGCAAGGTCGCGAGCCCCGTGCACATGGCCGGCGGCGCGGCCAATGCGGCGCTGATGCTGGTGAGCGCCGGTATGGCGGCCGCCTATGCGGCTAAAGGCGTGCGCGTGAACGCGGTGAACCCCGGCCTCACACTGACCGCGCGGCTGCAGGAAGGCATGAAGGCCGATGCGAAGCTGCAGGGCATCGACACCGACGAGGCTTTGAAGCGCGCCACCGCGCGGCTGCCGCTGGGGCGCATCGCGACACCGGAAGAGATCGCCAACACGGTCGTGTTCCTCGCATCGCCGAGGGCCAGCTACGTGACGGGTGCCACCGTCGCGATGGATGGTGCGGTCACGCCGCTGATCTGA
- the pgaD gene encoding poly-beta-1,6-N-acetyl-D-glucosamine biosynthesis protein PgaD, with protein sequence MSRESNAHAIDLQADAYADAPPPTRSRSWGQPKGEAPIIDAARMPLRAYGNSRSPARTLAMYLWLRVLRPALTVAIWFCAVWYAWPYVLGARSQPEVLHLLALYAVVIGLILGAMLMMAPLRSRQQEREASPDQEQSSLFALASYIEVPPARLSAWQRARQLLAHHDHHGQLRDAVDTAHGALEPEAPPRRASAAR encoded by the coding sequence ATGTCCCGTGAATCCAATGCCCATGCGATCGATCTTCAAGCCGACGCCTATGCCGACGCGCCGCCCCCGACGCGCAGCCGGTCGTGGGGTCAGCCGAAGGGCGAAGCGCCCATCATCGACGCCGCGCGCATGCCGCTGCGCGCCTACGGCAACAGCCGCTCGCCGGCACGCACGCTGGCCATGTACCTGTGGCTGCGCGTGCTGCGGCCGGCGCTCACCGTCGCCATCTGGTTCTGCGCCGTCTGGTACGCGTGGCCCTACGTGCTGGGTGCGCGCTCGCAGCCCGAGGTGCTGCACCTGCTGGCCCTGTACGCCGTGGTGATCGGCCTGATCCTGGGCGCGATGCTGATGATGGCGCCGCTGCGCTCGCGCCAGCAGGAACGCGAGGCCTCTCCCGACCAGGAGCAGTCGTCATTGTTCGCGCTGGCTTCCTACATCGAGGTGCCGCCCGCGCGCCTCTCGGCCTGGCAACGCGCGCGACAGTTGCTGGCGCACCACGACCACCACGGCCAGTTGCGCGACGCGGTCGACACCGCGCACGGCGCGCTGGAGCCCGAGGCGCCGCCGCGCCGCGCCAGCGCAGCGCGCTGA